In Microbacterium enclense, one genomic interval encodes:
- a CDS encoding GTP pyrophosphokinase family protein, producing the protein MADPLDEQQITVSSSALRAMRDEFQRFLMEYRFGLAEVDTKIAILREEFQEMHDYNPIEHVSSRVKTPDSLVDKVRRKGIDTDFDSIRAAITDIAGIRVTCSFIDDAYRLSDLLTQQDDITVRDVKDYIATPKANGYKSLHVIVEVPVFLSTGRVQVPVEVQFRTIAMDFWASLEHKIYYKYDRLVPAELLDQLKDAADTAAELDTRMERLHREIRGSRPGVVAI; encoded by the coding sequence ATGGCCGACCCGCTGGACGAACAGCAGATCACGGTGTCGAGTTCGGCATTGCGAGCCATGCGTGACGAGTTCCAGCGCTTCCTGATGGAGTACCGCTTCGGTCTCGCCGAGGTCGACACGAAGATCGCGATCCTGCGCGAAGAGTTTCAGGAGATGCACGATTACAACCCGATCGAGCACGTCTCCAGCCGCGTCAAGACCCCCGACAGCCTCGTCGACAAGGTTCGCCGCAAAGGCATCGACACCGACTTCGACTCGATCCGCGCCGCCATCACCGACATCGCGGGCATCCGGGTGACGTGCAGCTTCATCGACGACGCGTACCGCCTGTCCGATCTGCTCACCCAGCAGGATGACATCACCGTGCGCGACGTGAAGGACTACATCGCGACGCCCAAGGCCAACGGCTACAAGAGCCTCCACGTCATCGTCGAGGTTCCCGTCTTCCTGTCGACGGGGCGGGTGCAGGTACCGGTCGAGGTGCAGTTCCGCACGATCGCCATGGACTTCTGGGCGAGCCTCGAGCACAAGATCTACTACAAGTACGACCGCCTCGTGCCGGCGGAGCTGCTCGATCAGTTGAAGGACGCCGCCGACACCGCGGCCGAGCTGGACACGCGCATGGAGCGCCTCCACCGCGAGATCCGCGGCTCGCGCCCCGGCGTCGTCGCCATCTGA
- a CDS encoding ATP-dependent DNA ligase yields MGRFIYDTVANAVDIDDRTLAHLRIVVMNKLRRSESFMFDVEVGDGSGRRSFWMHPSVPIQFHFYGSRQPRINRVWVEDLMLAASGPNGLAITPEPSEDSLPEEG; encoded by the coding sequence ATGGGCAGATTCATCTACGACACCGTGGCCAATGCCGTCGATATCGATGACCGCACGCTGGCTCACCTGCGCATCGTCGTGATGAACAAGTTGCGTCGCTCGGAATCGTTCATGTTCGACGTCGAGGTCGGCGACGGCAGCGGGCGCCGCAGCTTCTGGATGCACCCGTCGGTGCCGATCCAGTTCCACTTCTACGGCAGTCGTCAGCCGCGGATCAATCGTGTGTGGGTCGAAGACCTCATGCTCGCGGCCTCAGGCCCGAACGGCCTCGCGATCACGCCGGAGCCCTCCGAAGACAGCCTCCCCGAAGAGGGCTGA
- a CDS encoding MarR family transcriptional regulator, which translates to METGSPSSRYWYGATEEDRRRRAVEVLQAFRVYRAAEVAMRRRTREAMSMGENDLLVLRYLLRAAGQDRHVSPSELTRYLGVSTASTTAIIDRLEKSGHVTRVPHPTDRRSIRIVATAASDEEVRATLGTMHRRMMAAVADMTPEECDVVIACLGRLQDAVDQVDPHASSDEDEQADAGATV; encoded by the coding sequence GTGGAAACCGGATCGCCGTCGTCGCGCTACTGGTACGGCGCGACCGAGGAGGACCGGCGGCGTCGCGCCGTCGAGGTCCTCCAGGCGTTCCGCGTGTACCGCGCCGCCGAGGTCGCCATGCGCCGACGGACGCGCGAGGCGATGTCGATGGGCGAGAACGACCTCCTCGTCCTGCGCTATCTGCTCCGCGCCGCGGGGCAGGACCGTCACGTCTCACCGTCCGAGCTGACGCGGTATCTGGGCGTCTCGACGGCGTCCACGACAGCGATCATCGATCGCCTCGAGAAGTCGGGACACGTCACGCGCGTGCCCCACCCCACCGACCGCCGGAGCATCCGCATCGTGGCGACCGCCGCGAGCGACGAAGAGGTGCGCGCGACCCTCGGCACGATGCACCGCCGCATGATGGCGGCCGTGGCCGACATGACGCCCGAGGAGTGTGACGTCGTCATCGCCTGTCTGGGGCGCCTGCAGGACGCGGTCGATCAGGTCGACCCGCACGCCTCCTCCGACGAAGACGAGCAGGCCGACGCGGGAGCGACGGTCTAG
- a CDS encoding MarR family transcriptional regulator, with amino-acid sequence MRRTATADDVVKALSDLTDSSAISERAALHSLGIGPNDAKVLRFLLERSEDDDPVTPRMLAEMLGISSAATTALIDRLTEAGWVEREPYPGDRRSIVVRATIDPESSARRILSVRRASVAEAASRLGAAERRVVADFLDEIARVEKQHVDGISVDDAASRSH; translated from the coding sequence ATGAGGCGTACAGCCACCGCTGACGACGTGGTGAAGGCCCTCAGCGACCTCACCGACTCGAGCGCGATCTCCGAGCGGGCGGCTCTGCACTCCCTCGGCATCGGTCCCAACGACGCGAAGGTGCTGCGGTTCCTCCTCGAGCGCAGCGAAGACGACGACCCCGTGACCCCCCGCATGCTCGCCGAGATGCTGGGGATCTCCTCGGCCGCGACCACCGCCCTCATCGACCGCCTCACGGAGGCGGGCTGGGTCGAACGTGAGCCGTACCCGGGCGATCGCCGCTCGATCGTCGTCCGGGCCACCATCGATCCCGAGTCGTCCGCGCGCCGCATCCTGTCGGTGCGTCGGGCCTCCGTCGCCGAGGCCGCTTCCCGGCTCGGCGCCGCCGAACGCCGGGTCGTGGCCGACTTCCTCGACGAGATCGCACGCGTCGAGAAGCAGCACGTCGACGGCATCAGCGTCGACGACGCGGCGTCCCGTTCGCACTGA
- a CDS encoding DUF3072 domain-containing protein — protein MSDSSREEETLGAVREGENPAEKDPSDWVTGDEPMTAPQRSYLDTLAREAGEEIPADLTKAEASEQIDRLQSETGRSSS, from the coding sequence ATGAGCGATTCCTCCCGTGAAGAAGAAACCCTGGGTGCCGTCCGCGAGGGCGAGAACCCTGCCGAGAAAGACCCGTCGGACTGGGTCACCGGCGACGAGCCGATGACAGCCCCGCAGCGCAGCTACCTCGACACGCTCGCCCGTGAGGCGGGGGAGGAGATCCCCGCCGACCTCACCAAGGCCGAGGCGTCCGAGCAGATCGACCGCCTGCAGTCCGAGACCGGTCGTTCCTCGAGCTGA